The Halorientalis sp. IM1011 genome window below encodes:
- a CDS encoding Nramp family divalent metal transporter yields the protein MDIVQRLKAIGPGAMVAAAFIGPGTVTAASVTGARLGYALLWTIAFSIIATIVLQEMSARLGLVSGEGLGEALRNRFDNPAVEYVAIFLVVGAIGVGTAAYESGNILGGAAGLATITGVSSEIWGVAMGLVAGILLFTGKYKLIERALVGLVAVMAFSFVASAILIGPDLGAVAGGFVPSIPEGSLYLITGLIGTTVVGYNLFLHASNVQERWSGPGDLPASRTDTILSIAVGGFITITIMVTAAAAFPLGTEISDVGQMAQQLEPLAGTYAKIFFSIGLFAAGFTSATTAPLAGAWATTGALGWDSDLKSPKFRAVWGTILTVGVGSVLLGGSPVQIIVFAQVVNGILLPIVAIFLIYAMNQRDLLGEYTNGPVANALGAIVTLIVVWLGLRTLLSVAGVL from the coding sequence ATGGACATTGTTCAGCGACTCAAGGCGATCGGACCCGGGGCGATGGTGGCGGCGGCGTTCATCGGGCCAGGGACGGTAACGGCGGCGAGTGTGACTGGTGCCCGGCTCGGGTACGCACTGCTGTGGACGATCGCGTTCTCGATCATCGCGACGATCGTCCTCCAGGAGATGTCGGCCCGGCTGGGGCTGGTCTCGGGCGAGGGGCTCGGTGAAGCGCTCCGGAATCGGTTCGACAACCCGGCCGTCGAGTACGTCGCGATCTTCCTCGTCGTCGGTGCGATCGGCGTCGGCACCGCGGCCTACGAGTCCGGGAACATCCTCGGCGGTGCCGCGGGACTGGCGACGATCACCGGCGTGAGTTCGGAGATATGGGGCGTCGCGATGGGGCTGGTCGCGGGGATCTTGCTGTTCACCGGGAAGTACAAGCTGATCGAGCGGGCGCTGGTGGGTCTCGTCGCCGTCATGGCGTTTTCCTTCGTCGCGTCGGCGATCCTGATCGGTCCCGATCTGGGGGCCGTCGCCGGCGGGTTCGTCCCGAGTATCCCCGAGGGGTCACTCTACCTCATCACCGGCCTGATCGGGACGACGGTCGTCGGCTACAACCTCTTCCTGCACGCGAGCAACGTCCAGGAGCGGTGGTCCGGGCCGGGTGACCTCCCTGCATCACGGACCGACACCATCCTCTCCATCGCAGTGGGCGGGTTCATCACGATCACGATCATGGTCACCGCGGCGGCCGCGTTCCCGCTCGGCACCGAGATCAGTGACGTCGGGCAGATGGCCCAGCAACTCGAACCGCTGGCGGGCACCTACGCGAAGATCTTCTTCAGCATCGGGCTGTTCGCCGCCGGTTTCACGAGCGCGACGACCGCGCCGCTGGCCGGCGCGTGGGCGACGACGGGCGCCCTCGGCTGGGATTCGGACCTCAAGAGTCCGAAGTTCCGCGCGGTCTGGGGGACGATCCTGACGGTCGGCGTGGGGTCGGTCCTGCTGGGCGGCAGTCCGGTCCAGATCATCGTCTTCGCGCAGGTCGTCAACGGCATCCTGCTCCCCATCGTCGCGATCTTCCTCATCTACGCGATGAACCAGCGCGACCTCCTCGGCGAGTACACGAACGGCCCGGTCGCGAACGCGCTCGGGGCCATCGTGACGCTCATCGTCGTGTGGCTCGGTCTTCGAACGCTCCTGAGTGTCGCCGGGGTGCTGTAG
- a CDS encoding hydantoinase/oxoprolinase family protein, translated as MSDRVVGVDVGGTFTDVTLLVDGDLVTAKVPSTADQSDGVMAGIEKACAEAGIDPGAVEGFSHAMTVSLNALLEESGARTALVTTAGFRDVLEIGRQDRPALYDLDAEKPAPLVPRRRRYEIDERTTTDGVEQSVDEEEVREVADAIRADDAEAVAVSLLHAYAHPENERAVARVLREELDVPVSASHEVLAEFREYERTSTTVVDAYLRPAIDRYVGHLSERATDAGLPEPRIMQANGGITDAETVRQNAVLTTLSGPAAGVVGANAMASTDDDDPARLVTFDMGGTSSDVSLVRDGEVERTTDGEINDRPIRTPLVDIETVGAGGGSIAWVDSGGALRIGPQSAGAEPGPACYGRGGSEPTVTDANLVLGYIGSSTSLGGELSLDEDAAHDAMADLAERAGMDDPVEAARGVYRVANANMTRAIRSVTVERGFDPRKFGLVAFGGAGPMHAVSIASNLDMERVVVPRASGVLSAYGLLAADEKQDAVRTYQRPLDAVDPDAVEGIYDDLAEEVLAEISDPEQATVTHTADLRYAGQSFELAVEVGDSFDPVAARDRFEESHEVAYGYRMDEPVHLVNCRVTATVDRDVPAIDYTATGDPLKGTRDATFEDGVYETPVYDRPHLQPGRTLGGPAIIEQDESTVVVPPHWDVRVRDDGALVSEVTDS; from the coding sequence ATGAGCGACAGAGTCGTCGGCGTCGACGTCGGCGGGACCTTCACCGACGTGACGCTGCTGGTCGACGGGGACCTCGTCACGGCCAAGGTGCCGAGCACGGCGGATCAGAGCGACGGCGTCATGGCCGGCATCGAGAAGGCCTGTGCCGAGGCGGGGATCGACCCGGGAGCGGTCGAGGGGTTCTCACACGCGATGACGGTCTCGCTGAACGCACTCCTCGAAGAGTCGGGGGCCAGAACCGCCCTCGTGACGACCGCCGGATTCAGGGACGTGCTGGAGATCGGACGACAGGACCGGCCCGCCCTCTACGATCTCGACGCGGAGAAACCCGCCCCGCTGGTCCCCCGGCGTCGGCGGTACGAGATCGACGAGCGGACGACGACCGACGGCGTCGAGCAGTCCGTCGACGAGGAGGAAGTTCGCGAAGTCGCTGACGCGATCCGTGCGGACGACGCCGAGGCCGTCGCCGTCTCGCTGCTGCACGCCTACGCCCATCCCGAGAACGAGCGGGCGGTCGCTCGCGTCCTCCGCGAGGAACTGGACGTGCCCGTCTCGGCCTCCCACGAGGTGCTGGCGGAGTTCCGGGAGTACGAGCGGACCTCGACGACCGTCGTCGACGCGTACCTGCGACCCGCGATCGACCGGTACGTCGGGCACCTCTCGGAGCGAGCCACCGACGCCGGCCTGCCCGAGCCACGGATCATGCAGGCAAACGGCGGCATCACCGACGCCGAGACGGTCCGGCAGAACGCAGTCCTGACGACGCTGTCGGGCCCGGCCGCGGGCGTCGTCGGCGCGAACGCGATGGCCTCGACCGACGACGACGATCCGGCCCGCCTCGTCACGTTCGACATGGGCGGCACCTCGAGCGACGTGAGCCTCGTCCGCGACGGCGAGGTCGAGCGGACGACCGACGGCGAGATCAACGACCGCCCGATCAGGACGCCGCTGGTCGACATCGAGACCGTCGGTGCCGGCGGCGGCTCGATCGCGTGGGTCGACTCCGGCGGGGCCCTCCGCATCGGCCCCCAGTCGGCCGGCGCGGAGCCGGGACCGGCCTGTTACGGTCGCGGCGGGTCCGAGCCGACCGTCACGGACGCCAACCTCGTCCTCGGGTACATCGGATCGAGCACCAGCCTCGGCGGGGAGCTGTCCCTCGACGAGGACGCGGCCCACGACGCGATGGCCGACCTCGCCGAGCGGGCGGGGATGGACGATCCGGTCGAGGCCGCCCGGGGCGTCTACCGCGTCGCCAACGCCAACATGACGCGTGCGATCCGGTCGGTCACGGTCGAGCGCGGCTTCGACCCCCGGAAGTTCGGCCTCGTGGCCTTCGGCGGTGCCGGCCCGATGCACGCCGTCTCGATCGCCAGCAACCTCGACATGGAGCGAGTGGTCGTGCCGCGGGCCTCGGGCGTCCTCTCCGCGTACGGCCTGCTGGCCGCCGACGAGAAACAGGACGCGGTCCGGACCTACCAGCGCCCGCTGGACGCCGTCGACCCCGATGCCGTCGAGGGCATCTACGACGACTTGGCCGAGGAGGTGCTCGCCGAGATCAGCGACCCCGAGCAGGCGACGGTGACGCACACGGCCGATCTGCGATACGCCGGGCAGAGCTTCGAGCTCGCCGTCGAGGTCGGCGACTCGTTCGATCCCGTGGCCGCACGGGACCGGTTCGAGGAGTCCCACGAGGTCGCCTACGGCTACCGGATGGACGAGCCGGTCCACCTGGTCAACTGCCGCGTGACGGCGACGGTCGACCGCGACGTACCGGCGATCGACTACACCGCGACCGGCGACCCCCTGAAGGGGACCCGGGACGCGACCTTCGAGGACGGCGTCTACGAGACGCCGGTGTACGACCGACCGCACCTCCAGCCCGGGCGAACCCTGGGCGGGCCCGCGATAATCGAACAGGACGAGAGCACGGTCGTCGTCCCCCCGCACTGGGACGTGCGGGTCCGTGACGACGGCGCGCTCGTCTCCGAGGTGACCGACTCATGA
- a CDS encoding hydantoinase B/oxoprolinase family protein, producing MTDDIDPVTLEILRNQLESIAEEMGHVLITGSYSPNIKERQDCSTALFDADGKMVAQAEHIPVHLGAMPDAVDAIIDDDPKPGDVFIVNDPFAGGTHLPDITLVSTIAPEDEVIGFAVSRAHHADVGGSAPGSMPPGAREIYEEGLRLPAVRLVDGGELNEAVMDVLLANVRTPDERRADLRAQRAANERAEERIGELLDDHGSLLLDAFDAVVDYSRARVESEIEALPDGQFRAHDILEGDGVTDEDIPIEVTVTVDGSEIDVDFAGTAPQVAGNLNAPLSVAKSAVYFVVRAVTDPEIPSNHGCYEPVTVSAPEGTVLNPRPPAAVVGGNVETSQRVTDVTLAALAEAIPERVPAGGQGTMNNLIIGDREGEFTYYETIGGGFGARPDKDGMDGVQVGMTNTLNTPVESMETEYPLRVERYALRAGSGGDGEHRGGLGLERSVTVETDATVSLLTERRRTAPAGVDGGADGAMGENLVDGESVPSKASVDVSAGATVTIRTPGGGGHGDPADRSEDAREDDRRDGKVEE from the coding sequence ATGACCGACGACATCGACCCCGTAACCCTAGAGATCCTGCGGAATCAACTGGAGAGCATCGCCGAGGAGATGGGGCACGTCCTCATCACCGGCTCGTACTCGCCGAACATCAAGGAGCGACAGGACTGCTCGACCGCCCTGTTCGACGCCGACGGGAAGATGGTCGCACAGGCCGAACACATCCCGGTCCACCTCGGCGCGATGCCCGACGCCGTCGACGCGATCATCGACGACGACCCGAAACCGGGCGACGTGTTCATCGTCAACGACCCCTTCGCGGGCGGCACCCACCTTCCCGACATCACCCTCGTCTCGACGATCGCGCCCGAGGACGAGGTGATCGGCTTCGCCGTCTCGCGCGCCCACCACGCCGACGTGGGCGGCAGCGCGCCCGGCAGCATGCCCCCGGGCGCCCGGGAGATCTACGAGGAGGGCCTCCGCCTGCCGGCCGTCCGCCTCGTCGACGGCGGCGAGTTGAACGAGGCAGTGATGGACGTGTTGCTGGCGAACGTCAGGACGCCCGACGAGCGCCGGGCGGACCTGCGGGCCCAGCGCGCCGCCAACGAGCGGGCCGAGGAGCGGATCGGCGAACTGCTCGACGACCACGGCTCGCTGTTGCTGGACGCGTTCGACGCCGTCGTCGACTACTCGCGGGCCCGCGTCGAATCCGAGATCGAAGCGCTCCCTGACGGCCAGTTCCGCGCCCACGATATCCTCGAAGGCGACGGCGTGACCGACGAGGACATCCCCATCGAGGTGACGGTCACCGTCGACGGCTCCGAGATCGACGTCGACTTCGCGGGCACCGCCCCGCAGGTGGCCGGCAACCTCAACGCGCCGCTCTCGGTCGCCAAGAGCGCGGTCTACTTCGTCGTCCGGGCGGTCACCGACCCGGAGATCCCGTCGAATCACGGCTGTTACGAACCGGTGACCGTCTCGGCACCCGAGGGCACGGTTCTCAACCCTCGGCCCCCGGCCGCGGTCGTCGGCGGGAACGTCGAGACCAGTCAGCGCGTGACCGACGTGACGCTCGCGGCGCTGGCCGAGGCCATCCCGGAGCGGGTCCCGGCGGGCGGCCAGGGGACGATGAACAACCTCATCATCGGCGACCGCGAGGGCGAGTTCACCTACTACGAGACCATCGGCGGCGGCTTCGGCGCCCGCCCCGACAAGGACGGCATGGACGGCGTGCAGGTCGGCATGACCAACACGCTGAACACGCCGGTCGAGTCGATGGAGACCGAGTACCCGCTCCGCGTCGAGCGGTACGCCCTCCGCGCTGGAAGCGGGGGCGACGGCGAACACCGGGGCGGACTCGGACTCGAACGCTCGGTCACGGTCGAGACCGACGCGACCGTCTCCCTGCTCACCGAGCGCCGCCGCACCGCGCCGGCCGGCGTCGACGGCGGCGCGGACGGCGCCATGGGCGAGAATCTCGTCGACGGCGAATCGGTGCCCTCGAAGGCATCGGTAGACGTGAGCGCCGGCGCGACCGTGACGATCCGCACGCCCGGCGGCGGCGGCCACGGCGACCCGGCCGACCGGTCGGAGGATGCACGGGAGGACGACCGCCGGGACGGAAAGGTGGAGGAATGA